The Macaca fascicularis isolate 582-1 chromosome 1, T2T-MFA8v1.1 genome includes a window with the following:
- the AMPD2 gene encoding AMP deaminase 2 isoform X6 translates to MCWNGSFSGSPSPGRRSVGCHSQTCWMQPRVWCGHSSSGRSTWPCPCRASAPPPAATCSSWLKSLWRPGPMSRAPTPLCLLMPRCTPLHWSSTRTSTVSQAPCLGTWAWVCAWCGVWCTSTPEGNLTSTPLHASCSEVELPYPDLQEFVADVNVLMALIINGPIKSFCYRRLQYLSSKFQMHVLLNEMKELAAQKKVPHRDFYNIRKVDTHIHASSCMNQKHLLRFIKRAMKRHLEEIVHVEQGREQTLREVFESMNLTAYDLSVDTLDVHADRNTFHRFDKFNAKYNPIGESVLREIFIKTDNRVSGKYFAHIIKEVMSDLEESKYQNAELRLSIYGRSRDEWDKLARWAVMHHVHSPNVRWLVQVPRLFDVYRTKGQLANFQEMLENIFLPLFEATVHPASHPELHLFLEHVDGFDSVDDESKPENHVFNLESPLPEAWVEEDNPPYAYYLYYTFANMAMLNHLRRQRGFHTFVLRPHCGEAGPIHHLVSAFMLAENISHGLLLRKAPVLQYLYYLAQIGIAMSPLSNNSLFLSYHRNPLPEYLSRGLMVSLSTDDPLQFHFTKEPLMEEYSIATQVWKLSSCDMCELARNSVLMSGFSHKVKSHWLGPNYTKEGPEGNDIRRTNVPDIRVGYRYETLCQELALITQAVQSEMLETIPEEAGITMSPGPQ, encoded by the exons ATGTGCTGGAACGGGAGTTTCAGCGGGTCACCATCTCCGGGGAGGAGAAGTGTGGG GTGCCATTCACAGACCTGCTGGATGCAGCCAAGAGTGTGGTGCGGGCACTCTTCATCCGGGAGAAGTACATGGCCCTGTCCCTGCAGAGCTTCTGCCCCACCACCCGCCGCTACCTGCAGCAGCTGGCTGAAAAGCCTCTGGAGACCCGGACCTATGAGCAGGGCCCCGACACCCCTGTGTCTGCTG ATGCCCCGGTGCACCCCCCTGCACTGGAGCAGCACCCGTACGAGCACTGTGAGCCAAGCACCATGCCTGGGGACCTGGGCTTGGGTCTGCGCATGGTGCGGGGTGTGGTGCACGTCTACACCCGAAGGGAACCTGACGAGCA CTCCCCTCCATGCCAGTTGCTCAGAGGTGGAGCTGCCATATCCTGACCTGCAGGAATTTGTGGCTGACGTCAATGTGCTGATGGCCCTGATTATCAATGGCCCCAT AAAGTCATTCTGCTACCGCCGGCTGCAGTACCTGAGCTCCAAGTTCCAGATGCACGTGCTACTCAATGAGATGAAGGAACTGGCCGCCCAGAAGAAAGTGCCACACCGAGATTTCTACAACATCCGCAAG GTGGACACCCACATCCATGCCTCGTCCTGCATGAACCAGAAGCATCTGCTGCGCTTCATCAAGCGGGCGATGAAACGGCACCTGGAGGAGATCGTGCACGTGGAGCAGGGCCGTGAACAGACGCTGCGGGAGGTCTTTGAGAGCATGAATCTCACAGCCTACGACCTGAGTGTGGACACGCTGGATGTGCATGCG GACAGGAACACTTTCCATCGCTTTGACAAGTTTAATGCCAAATACAACCCTATTGGGGAGTCCGTCCTCCGAGAGATCTTCATCAAGACGGACAACAGGGTATCTGGGAAGTACTTTGCTCACATCATTAAG GAGGTGATGTCAGACCTGGAGGAGAGCAAATACCAGAATGCAGAGCTGCGGCTCTCCATTTACGGGCGCTCGAGGGATGAGTGGGACAAGCTGGCGCGCTGGGCCGTCATGCACCATGTGCACTCCCCCAACGTGCGCTGGCTGGTGCAGGTGCCCCGCCTCTT TGATGTGTACCGTACCAAGGGCCAGCTGGCCAACTTCCAGGAGATGCTGGAGAACATCTTCCTGCCACTGTTCGAGGCCACTGTGCACCCTGCCAGCCACCCGGAGCTGCATCTGTTCTTGGAGCAT GTGGATGGTTTTGACAGTGTGGATGACGAGTCCAAGCCTGAGAACCATGTCTTCAACCTGGAGAGCCCCCTGCCTGAGGCGTGGGTGGAGGAGGACAACCCACCCTATGCCTACTACCTGTACTACACCTTTGCCAACATGGCCATGTTGAACCACCTGCGCAG GCAGAGGGGCTTCCACACGTTTGTGCTGAGGCCACACTGTGGGGAGGCTGGACCCATCCACCACCTGGTGTCAGCCTTCATGCTGGCTGAGAACATTTCCCATGGGCTGCTTCTGCGCAAG GCCCCCGTCCTGCAGTACCTGTACTACCTGGCCCAGATTGGCATCGCCATGTCCCCGCTCAGCAACAACAGCCTCTTCCTCAGCTACCACCGGAATCCGCTACCGGAGTACCTGTCCCGCGGCCTCATGGTCTCCCTGTCCACTGATGATCCCCTGCAGTTCCACTTCACCAAG GAGCCGCTGATGGAGGAATACAGCATCGCCACCCAGGTGTGGAAGCTCAGCTCCTGCGATATGTGTGAGCTGGCCCGCAACAGCGTGCTCATGAGTGGCTTCTCGCACAAG GTAAAGAGCCACTGGCTGGGACCCAACTATACCAAGGAAGGCCCTGAAGGGAATGACATCCGCCGGACCAACGTGCCAGACATCCGCGTGGGCTACCGCTACGAGACCCTGTGCCAGGAGCTGGCGCTCATCACGCAGGCAGTCCAGAGTGAGATGCTGGAGACCATTCCGGAGGAGGCGGGTATCACCATGAGCCCAGGGCCTCAGTGA
- the AMPD2 gene encoding AMP deaminase 2 isoform X7 has translation MALSLQSFCPTTRRYLQQLAEKPLETRTYEQGPDTPVSADAPVHPPALEQHPYEHCEPSTMPGDLGLGLRMVRGVVHVYTRREPDEHCSEVELPYPDLQEFVADVNVLMALIINGPIKSFCYRRLQYLSSKFQMHVLLNEMKELAAQKKVPHRDFYNIRKVDTHIHASSCMNQKHLLRFIKRAMKRHLEEIVHVEQGREQTLREVFESMNLTAYDLSVDTLDVHADRNTFHRFDKFNAKYNPIGESVLREIFIKTDNRVSGKYFAHIIKEVMSDLEESKYQNAELRLSIYGRSRDEWDKLARWAVMHHVHSPNVRWLVQVPRLFDVYRTKGQLANFQEMLENIFLPLFEATVHPASHPELHLFLEHVDGFDSVDDESKPENHVFNLESPLPEAWVEEDNPPYAYYLYYTFANMAMLNHLRRQRGFHTFVLRPHCGEAGPIHHLVSAFMLAENISHGLLLRKAPVLQYLYYLAQIGIAMSPLSNNSLFLSYHRNPLPEYLSRGLMVSLSTDDPLQFHFTKEPLMEEYSIATQVWKLSSCDMCELARNSVLMSGFSHKVKSHWLGPNYTKEGPEGNDIRRTNVPDIRVGYRYETLCQELALITQAVQSEMLETIPEEAGITMSPGPQ, from the exons ATGGCCCTGTCCCTGCAGAGCTTCTGCCCCACCACCCGCCGCTACCTGCAGCAGCTGGCTGAAAAGCCTCTGGAGACCCGGACCTATGAGCAGGGCCCCGACACCCCTGTGTCTGCTG ATGCCCCGGTGCACCCCCCTGCACTGGAGCAGCACCCGTACGAGCACTGTGAGCCAAGCACCATGCCTGGGGACCTGGGCTTGGGTCTGCGCATGGTGCGGGGTGTGGTGCACGTCTACACCCGAAGGGAACCTGACGAGCA TTGCTCAGAGGTGGAGCTGCCATATCCTGACCTGCAGGAATTTGTGGCTGACGTCAATGTGCTGATGGCCCTGATTATCAATGGCCCCAT AAAGTCATTCTGCTACCGCCGGCTGCAGTACCTGAGCTCCAAGTTCCAGATGCACGTGCTACTCAATGAGATGAAGGAACTGGCCGCCCAGAAGAAAGTGCCACACCGAGATTTCTACAACATCCGCAAG GTGGACACCCACATCCATGCCTCGTCCTGCATGAACCAGAAGCATCTGCTGCGCTTCATCAAGCGGGCGATGAAACGGCACCTGGAGGAGATCGTGCACGTGGAGCAGGGCCGTGAACAGACGCTGCGGGAGGTCTTTGAGAGCATGAATCTCACAGCCTACGACCTGAGTGTGGACACGCTGGATGTGCATGCG GACAGGAACACTTTCCATCGCTTTGACAAGTTTAATGCCAAATACAACCCTATTGGGGAGTCCGTCCTCCGAGAGATCTTCATCAAGACGGACAACAGGGTATCTGGGAAGTACTTTGCTCACATCATTAAG GAGGTGATGTCAGACCTGGAGGAGAGCAAATACCAGAATGCAGAGCTGCGGCTCTCCATTTACGGGCGCTCGAGGGATGAGTGGGACAAGCTGGCGCGCTGGGCCGTCATGCACCATGTGCACTCCCCCAACGTGCGCTGGCTGGTGCAGGTGCCCCGCCTCTT TGATGTGTACCGTACCAAGGGCCAGCTGGCCAACTTCCAGGAGATGCTGGAGAACATCTTCCTGCCACTGTTCGAGGCCACTGTGCACCCTGCCAGCCACCCGGAGCTGCATCTGTTCTTGGAGCAT GTGGATGGTTTTGACAGTGTGGATGACGAGTCCAAGCCTGAGAACCATGTCTTCAACCTGGAGAGCCCCCTGCCTGAGGCGTGGGTGGAGGAGGACAACCCACCCTATGCCTACTACCTGTACTACACCTTTGCCAACATGGCCATGTTGAACCACCTGCGCAG GCAGAGGGGCTTCCACACGTTTGTGCTGAGGCCACACTGTGGGGAGGCTGGACCCATCCACCACCTGGTGTCAGCCTTCATGCTGGCTGAGAACATTTCCCATGGGCTGCTTCTGCGCAAG GCCCCCGTCCTGCAGTACCTGTACTACCTGGCCCAGATTGGCATCGCCATGTCCCCGCTCAGCAACAACAGCCTCTTCCTCAGCTACCACCGGAATCCGCTACCGGAGTACCTGTCCCGCGGCCTCATGGTCTCCCTGTCCACTGATGATCCCCTGCAGTTCCACTTCACCAAG GAGCCGCTGATGGAGGAATACAGCATCGCCACCCAGGTGTGGAAGCTCAGCTCCTGCGATATGTGTGAGCTGGCCCGCAACAGCGTGCTCATGAGTGGCTTCTCGCACAAG GTAAAGAGCCACTGGCTGGGACCCAACTATACCAAGGAAGGCCCTGAAGGGAATGACATCCGCCGGACCAACGTGCCAGACATCCGCGTGGGCTACCGCTACGAGACCCTGTGCCAGGAGCTGGCGCTCATCACGCAGGCAGTCCAGAGTGAGATGCTGGAGACCATTCCGGAGGAGGCGGGTATCACCATGAGCCCAGGGCCTCAGTGA
- the AMPD2 gene encoding AMP deaminase 2 isoform X4, whose protein sequence is MASEARGGLGAPPLQSARSLPGPAPCLKHFPLDLRTSMDGKCKEIAEELFTRSLAESELRSAPYEFPEESPIEQLEERRQRLERQISQDVKLEPDILLRAKQDFLKTDSDSDLQLYKEQGEGQGDRSLRERDVLEREFQRVTISGEEKCGVPFTDLLDAAKSVVRALFIREKYMALSLQSFCPTTRRYLQQLAEKPLETRTYEQGPDTPVSADAPVHPPALEQHPYEHCEPSTMPGDLGLGLRMVRGVVHVYTRREPDEHCSEVELPYPDLQEFVADVNVLMALIINGPIKSFCYRRLQYLSSKFQMHVLLNEMKELAAQKKVPHRDFYNIRKVDTHIHASSCMNQKHLLRFIKRAMKRHLEEIVHVEQGREQTLREVFESMNLTAYDLSVDTLDVHADRNTFHRFDKFNAKYNPIGESVLREIFIKTDNRVSGKYFAHIIKEVMSDLEESKYQNAELRLSIYGRSRDEWDKLARWAVMHHVHSPNVRWLVQVPRLFDVYRTKGQLANFQEMLENIFLPLFEATVHPASHPELHLFLEHVDGFDSVDDESKPENHVFNLESPLPEAWVEEDNPPYAYYLYYTFANMAMLNHLRRQRGFHTFVLRPHCGEAGPIHHLVSAFMLAENISHGLLLRKAPVLQYLYYLAQIGIAMSPLSNNSLFLSYHRNPLPEYLSRGLMVSLSTDDPLQFHFTKEPLMEEYSIATQVWKLSSCDMCELARNSVLMSGFSHKVKSHWLGPNYTKEGPEGNDIRRTNVPDIRVGYRYETLCQELALITQAVQSEMLETIPEEAGITMSPGPQ, encoded by the exons ATGGCTTCAG AGGCTCGGGGTGGTCTGGGGGCCCCTCCGCTGCAGTCTGCCCGATCCCTGCCGGGCCCCGCCCCCTGCCTCAAGCACTTCCCGCTCGACCTGCGCACGTCTATGGATGGCAAATGCAAGGAGATCGCCGAG GAGCTGTTCACCCGCTCGCTGGCCGAGAGTGAGCTCCGTAGTGCCCCGTATGAGTTCCCCGAGGAGAGCCCCATTGAACAGCTGGAGGAGCGGCGGCAGCGGCTGGAGCGGCAGATCAGCCAGGATGTCAA GCTGGAGCCGGACATCCTGCTTCGGGCCAAGCAAGATTTCCTGAAGACAGACAGTGACTCGGACCTACA GCTCTACAAGGAACAGGGTGAGGGGCAGGGTGACCGGAGCCTGCGGGAGCGTGATGTGCTGGAACGGGAGTTTCAGCGGGTCACCATCTCCGGGGAGGAGAAGTGTGGG GTGCCATTCACAGACCTGCTGGATGCAGCCAAGAGTGTGGTGCGGGCACTCTTCATCCGGGAGAAGTACATGGCCCTGTCCCTGCAGAGCTTCTGCCCCACCACCCGCCGCTACCTGCAGCAGCTGGCTGAAAAGCCTCTGGAGACCCGGACCTATGAGCAGGGCCCCGACACCCCTGTGTCTGCTG ATGCCCCGGTGCACCCCCCTGCACTGGAGCAGCACCCGTACGAGCACTGTGAGCCAAGCACCATGCCTGGGGACCTGGGCTTGGGTCTGCGCATGGTGCGGGGTGTGGTGCACGTCTACACCCGAAGGGAACCTGACGAGCA TTGCTCAGAGGTGGAGCTGCCATATCCTGACCTGCAGGAATTTGTGGCTGACGTCAATGTGCTGATGGCCCTGATTATCAATGGCCCCAT AAAGTCATTCTGCTACCGCCGGCTGCAGTACCTGAGCTCCAAGTTCCAGATGCACGTGCTACTCAATGAGATGAAGGAACTGGCCGCCCAGAAGAAAGTGCCACACCGAGATTTCTACAACATCCGCAAG GTGGACACCCACATCCATGCCTCGTCCTGCATGAACCAGAAGCATCTGCTGCGCTTCATCAAGCGGGCGATGAAACGGCACCTGGAGGAGATCGTGCACGTGGAGCAGGGCCGTGAACAGACGCTGCGGGAGGTCTTTGAGAGCATGAATCTCACAGCCTACGACCTGAGTGTGGACACGCTGGATGTGCATGCG GACAGGAACACTTTCCATCGCTTTGACAAGTTTAATGCCAAATACAACCCTATTGGGGAGTCCGTCCTCCGAGAGATCTTCATCAAGACGGACAACAGGGTATCTGGGAAGTACTTTGCTCACATCATTAAG GAGGTGATGTCAGACCTGGAGGAGAGCAAATACCAGAATGCAGAGCTGCGGCTCTCCATTTACGGGCGCTCGAGGGATGAGTGGGACAAGCTGGCGCGCTGGGCCGTCATGCACCATGTGCACTCCCCCAACGTGCGCTGGCTGGTGCAGGTGCCCCGCCTCTT TGATGTGTACCGTACCAAGGGCCAGCTGGCCAACTTCCAGGAGATGCTGGAGAACATCTTCCTGCCACTGTTCGAGGCCACTGTGCACCCTGCCAGCCACCCGGAGCTGCATCTGTTCTTGGAGCAT GTGGATGGTTTTGACAGTGTGGATGACGAGTCCAAGCCTGAGAACCATGTCTTCAACCTGGAGAGCCCCCTGCCTGAGGCGTGGGTGGAGGAGGACAACCCACCCTATGCCTACTACCTGTACTACACCTTTGCCAACATGGCCATGTTGAACCACCTGCGCAG GCAGAGGGGCTTCCACACGTTTGTGCTGAGGCCACACTGTGGGGAGGCTGGACCCATCCACCACCTGGTGTCAGCCTTCATGCTGGCTGAGAACATTTCCCATGGGCTGCTTCTGCGCAAG GCCCCCGTCCTGCAGTACCTGTACTACCTGGCCCAGATTGGCATCGCCATGTCCCCGCTCAGCAACAACAGCCTCTTCCTCAGCTACCACCGGAATCCGCTACCGGAGTACCTGTCCCGCGGCCTCATGGTCTCCCTGTCCACTGATGATCCCCTGCAGTTCCACTTCACCAAG GAGCCGCTGATGGAGGAATACAGCATCGCCACCCAGGTGTGGAAGCTCAGCTCCTGCGATATGTGTGAGCTGGCCCGCAACAGCGTGCTCATGAGTGGCTTCTCGCACAAG GTAAAGAGCCACTGGCTGGGACCCAACTATACCAAGGAAGGCCCTGAAGGGAATGACATCCGCCGGACCAACGTGCCAGACATCCGCGTGGGCTACCGCTACGAGACCCTGTGCCAGGAGCTGGCGCTCATCACGCAGGCAGTCCAGAGTGAGATGCTGGAGACCATTCCGGAGGAGGCGGGTATCACCATGAGCCCAGGGCCTCAGTGA
- the AMPD2 gene encoding AMP deaminase 2 isoform X3 codes for MWQSQAPAGAAQTPPLSPPWSQPWHPIHLALASPRPNIPLRSGPACRPPLQLQELFTRSLAESELRSAPYEFPEESPIEQLEERRQRLERQISQDVKLEPDILLRAKQDFLKTDSDSDLQLYKEQGEGQGDRSLRERDVLEREFQRVTISGEEKCGVPFTDLLDAAKSVVRALFIREKYMALSLQSFCPTTRRYLQQLAEKPLETRTYEQGPDTPVSADAPVHPPALEQHPYEHCEPSTMPGDLGLGLRMVRGVVHVYTRREPDEHCSEVELPYPDLQEFVADVNVLMALIINGPIKSFCYRRLQYLSSKFQMHVLLNEMKELAAQKKVPHRDFYNIRKVDTHIHASSCMNQKHLLRFIKRAMKRHLEEIVHVEQGREQTLREVFESMNLTAYDLSVDTLDVHADRNTFHRFDKFNAKYNPIGESVLREIFIKTDNRVSGKYFAHIIKEVMSDLEESKYQNAELRLSIYGRSRDEWDKLARWAVMHHVHSPNVRWLVQVPRLFDVYRTKGQLANFQEMLENIFLPLFEATVHPASHPELHLFLEHVDGFDSVDDESKPENHVFNLESPLPEAWVEEDNPPYAYYLYYTFANMAMLNHLRRQRGFHTFVLRPHCGEAGPIHHLVSAFMLAENISHGLLLRKAPVLQYLYYLAQIGIAMSPLSNNSLFLSYHRNPLPEYLSRGLMVSLSTDDPLQFHFTKEPLMEEYSIATQVWKLSSCDMCELARNSVLMSGFSHKVKSHWLGPNYTKEGPEGNDIRRTNVPDIRVGYRYETLCQELALITQAVQSEMLETIPEEAGITMSPGPQ; via the exons ATGTGGCAGAGCCAGGCCCCAGCCGGTGCCGCTCAGACTCCCCCGCTGTCGCCGCCGTGGTCCCAGCCATGGCATCCTATCCATCTGGCTCTGGCAAGCCCAAGGCCAAATATCCCTTTAAGAAGCGGGCCAGCCTGCAGGCCTCCACTGCAGCTCCAG GAGCTGTTCACCCGCTCGCTGGCCGAGAGTGAGCTCCGTAGTGCCCCGTATGAGTTCCCCGAGGAGAGCCCCATTGAACAGCTGGAGGAGCGGCGGCAGCGGCTGGAGCGGCAGATCAGCCAGGATGTCAA GCTGGAGCCGGACATCCTGCTTCGGGCCAAGCAAGATTTCCTGAAGACAGACAGTGACTCGGACCTACA GCTCTACAAGGAACAGGGTGAGGGGCAGGGTGACCGGAGCCTGCGGGAGCGTGATGTGCTGGAACGGGAGTTTCAGCGGGTCACCATCTCCGGGGAGGAGAAGTGTGGG GTGCCATTCACAGACCTGCTGGATGCAGCCAAGAGTGTGGTGCGGGCACTCTTCATCCGGGAGAAGTACATGGCCCTGTCCCTGCAGAGCTTCTGCCCCACCACCCGCCGCTACCTGCAGCAGCTGGCTGAAAAGCCTCTGGAGACCCGGACCTATGAGCAGGGCCCCGACACCCCTGTGTCTGCTG ATGCCCCGGTGCACCCCCCTGCACTGGAGCAGCACCCGTACGAGCACTGTGAGCCAAGCACCATGCCTGGGGACCTGGGCTTGGGTCTGCGCATGGTGCGGGGTGTGGTGCACGTCTACACCCGAAGGGAACCTGACGAGCA TTGCTCAGAGGTGGAGCTGCCATATCCTGACCTGCAGGAATTTGTGGCTGACGTCAATGTGCTGATGGCCCTGATTATCAATGGCCCCAT AAAGTCATTCTGCTACCGCCGGCTGCAGTACCTGAGCTCCAAGTTCCAGATGCACGTGCTACTCAATGAGATGAAGGAACTGGCCGCCCAGAAGAAAGTGCCACACCGAGATTTCTACAACATCCGCAAG GTGGACACCCACATCCATGCCTCGTCCTGCATGAACCAGAAGCATCTGCTGCGCTTCATCAAGCGGGCGATGAAACGGCACCTGGAGGAGATCGTGCACGTGGAGCAGGGCCGTGAACAGACGCTGCGGGAGGTCTTTGAGAGCATGAATCTCACAGCCTACGACCTGAGTGTGGACACGCTGGATGTGCATGCG GACAGGAACACTTTCCATCGCTTTGACAAGTTTAATGCCAAATACAACCCTATTGGGGAGTCCGTCCTCCGAGAGATCTTCATCAAGACGGACAACAGGGTATCTGGGAAGTACTTTGCTCACATCATTAAG GAGGTGATGTCAGACCTGGAGGAGAGCAAATACCAGAATGCAGAGCTGCGGCTCTCCATTTACGGGCGCTCGAGGGATGAGTGGGACAAGCTGGCGCGCTGGGCCGTCATGCACCATGTGCACTCCCCCAACGTGCGCTGGCTGGTGCAGGTGCCCCGCCTCTT TGATGTGTACCGTACCAAGGGCCAGCTGGCCAACTTCCAGGAGATGCTGGAGAACATCTTCCTGCCACTGTTCGAGGCCACTGTGCACCCTGCCAGCCACCCGGAGCTGCATCTGTTCTTGGAGCAT GTGGATGGTTTTGACAGTGTGGATGACGAGTCCAAGCCTGAGAACCATGTCTTCAACCTGGAGAGCCCCCTGCCTGAGGCGTGGGTGGAGGAGGACAACCCACCCTATGCCTACTACCTGTACTACACCTTTGCCAACATGGCCATGTTGAACCACCTGCGCAG GCAGAGGGGCTTCCACACGTTTGTGCTGAGGCCACACTGTGGGGAGGCTGGACCCATCCACCACCTGGTGTCAGCCTTCATGCTGGCTGAGAACATTTCCCATGGGCTGCTTCTGCGCAAG GCCCCCGTCCTGCAGTACCTGTACTACCTGGCCCAGATTGGCATCGCCATGTCCCCGCTCAGCAACAACAGCCTCTTCCTCAGCTACCACCGGAATCCGCTACCGGAGTACCTGTCCCGCGGCCTCATGGTCTCCCTGTCCACTGATGATCCCCTGCAGTTCCACTTCACCAAG GAGCCGCTGATGGAGGAATACAGCATCGCCACCCAGGTGTGGAAGCTCAGCTCCTGCGATATGTGTGAGCTGGCCCGCAACAGCGTGCTCATGAGTGGCTTCTCGCACAAG GTAAAGAGCCACTGGCTGGGACCCAACTATACCAAGGAAGGCCCTGAAGGGAATGACATCCGCCGGACCAACGTGCCAGACATCCGCGTGGGCTACCGCTACGAGACCCTGTGCCAGGAGCTGGCGCTCATCACGCAGGCAGTCCAGAGTGAGATGCTGGAGACCATTCCGGAGGAGGCGGGTATCACCATGAGCCCAGGGCCTCAGTGA